TAGGCTGCCTAAAGAATGTACACAGGCATCAAAATGAAATCCACCTCGTGTAAATGACGTGCAGTAGCCGCCTGGCTTGGCATTTTTCTCCACAATCAAAGTTTTCATCCCTGCCTTAGCCAAATAGCAACCACAAACAAGGCCACTTATTCCTGCACCAATAATTATTGCGTCATAATCATATTTGTTTGACATATTTAATTTAGTCTTTTAAAAATCACTGCCCCATTATATCCTGCGAAACCACAGGATAATTTCATAGCCGTATTAAGAGAATAAGGAGTTAGTTCCCTTACTAATTCGATATTATATTTTGGTTCAACTTCTTCACAATTCAATGTTGGTGGAATTAATTTTTTTCCCATAGACAATAAAAGAATAATGCTTTCTAAAATTGCGCTTCCTCCTAAGTTATGACCCACATACGGCTTAAATGCTGTTATTAATGGTCTCTTAGAATTTCTACCAAAAATATCTGTAATTGCCTTTGCTTCATATCCATCGGTAACTTTAATTGCAACTCCGTGAGGATTAATTAAATCGATATCTTCTGGTCTTAAATTAGTTTTTTTGAGAGCATATTCTATGGTCTTTTGGTAAGATAAACTTCCTATTCTTGGCAATGTCACTTTCCAGCCCTCCAGAGAGAATCCCCCTCCTAAATACTCAGCATATATATGAGCTTTTCTATTTAAGGCATGGTTTAATTCTTCTAAAACTATCGCTGAAGCTCCATCGCCAAGAACTATACCATCAGCCTTTTTAGAAAAAGGCTTCATTCTTCCATCTTCAGCATAAAGACCCTGTTCTTTAAACCATAAATGCTTAAACATAGTATCAGAGTTATCTCCTCCTGCCAGCAATACAATATCGCTTTCACCATATTTTATCTGTCTTGCGGCGGATTCTAAAGCAAATAAACCTGATGCACAGGCATTGTTGGTAAATAAGGAGTATCCGTGAATATTAAATGCCTTTGCAACGAAATACAGATACATAAAAGTTTGGAGGTCGTAACCATCGTGAGAGAACTGTTCAAACACGTGCTTGAACAATTTATGCTTAGAAAATTTACTATTTAAGGGATATTTTTCTATATATGCTATGGTTTCTTTAATTAGTCCTTCGCAAAAAGGTTCAAATCCTGGATGTTCAACCGTCAAAAATAATCCGATATTGTTATCCTCTTTATCGTAAGAAATTTTACTGTCATCTATAGCTAATTTGACTGCTGCTAATAAATAGAAGAGGTCTCTATCTTCCTTTCTTTTTTTCCATGTCTTGATATCCTCAATTATTTCCTCTTCGATATTAAATTTTTCGATATCAAAATCATCTATTTTATGAAGATAAAAATTATCCCACAATTCTCCATCGAGTTTAAATTCTTTTAAACCTAAACCTACCCGTTTTCCCAAAATGCCTTCCCAGAAAGCCTCTTTGCCAATTCCCGTTGAGGCTAAAGGACCTATTCCTGTTATAACTACTCTTTTTCCTCTCGCCATAAATAGCTCAAAGTTCAAAACTCAAAGCTCAAAACCACAGTTATAAAGCTTAAAACTATTTTTATTTTTTAGTTTTGAGTTGCAGTTTTGACTTTTGACATTTGAGTTTTAAGTTATCATGTTAATTAAACTTCTTAATAACCAAACAAGAATTATTGCCACCAAAGGCGAAACCATTATTCAAGGCAATATTTACTTTCTTTACTTTTGCTTTATTAGGAACACAATCTATGTCACATTTTGGGTCAGGCGTCTCAAAATTTATCGTTGGAGGGATAATATCTTCTTTAACAGTAAGACAGCAGGCTAATGCCTCAATCGCAGATGCGGCACCCATGGTATGACCAAGCATGGATTTTATTGAACTGACAGGAATCGTTTTATATTGTTCTTTAAAAACATTTTTAATTGCTGCGCATTCAGTTTTATCGTTACCGGGCGTACCAGTCCCATGAGCGTTTATATAATCAACCTCTTCTTTCTGAATATCCGCTTCTTTTAAGGCTTTTCGTATTACTTTTTCAATACCCTCTAGCTGTGAGGCAGTCATATGGTAAGCATCACAACTAAGGCCATAGCCCAATATCTCTGCATAGATGTTTGATTTTCTTTTCAGAGCAGACTCCAATGATTCGAGAACAAGAATCCCTGCTCCCTCGCCAACCATCATTCCCTTTCTATTTTTATCAAATGGCTGACATTTTTCAGGTGCCATTGCATAGAGGCGATGAAAGCCACTAAATGCAAGTTTAGAGAATGAATCGGCACCCCCAACAATAGCATAATCTAAGTCTCCCATTCTTATTAAATCAAATCCATAACCTATTGCATAATTACCAGCAGCACAGGCTGTGGGAATAAGATAATTTGGCCCCTGAAGTTTAAAGTAATTAGCAATATTAGCAGATAAATTATTCGGCGAAGACTGTAATATTTTTGTTTTGTTTATCTTATCAGCCCCTTCCTTAATCCAGGCATCAATGGATTCCTCTAATGGTCTCTCACCCATCGTTGTCCCAATAAAAACACCTGCTCTTTTTTTGTTAATGTTTCTTGAAGATAATCTAGCATCTTCTAAAGCCAGAGAAGTAGAAGCTATAGCCAACTGTGAGGTGCGACCTAAAAATTGAACCTTTCTTTTAGAAATAAATTCTTCAGGAATAAAATTCTTTATTTCACCACCATAATGACACCTGAACTCTCTGGTATCGAATGAAGTAACTTTGCTTATACCTGATTTACCATTTATTATGGCTTTCCAGAATTCATCTTTGCCAATCCCTACAGAAGAAACTACCCCCAGTCCTGTGACTACTATTCTGCGGTTATTCACTCTTTTTACCCCGTGAGATAATTTTTAAGTCGATTCTTTAGATACCTTTTGCCCCATGCTGTTTTCAAGTATTTCTCCCTCATTCTGGCATCGTGCTCATTTAAGCAAGCTTCATAGTATATAATTTTAAATGGCATCCTACTTTTAGTAGATTGAATCCTACCATTATTATGGTCTTCAATACGTCTCTTAAGATTCCGTGTTGAGCCAGTATACCATTTGTGATCTTTTAGGCTCTGTAAAACATATGTATAAATCATTATAATATCTCACGGGGTTTAATTCCAAACACAAGGTTTGCTTTAGCAACAATCTTATCATTAACTTTTGCTATAGCATCTATTATCGCTGCATAATCCAGAATTTTTACACTATTTGTTTCTACAATAAGTTTATTCCCTGGATACACAGGAGAAATAAACTCTGCTTTGACTTTACCTAAATAATAATTAGGATGAGCTTTGGCTATCTCCGGTTTAGAAAGGGAATAAAGGATTATTGAAGTCTGTGCCATTGCTTCTATGATTAAGACTCCCGGCATCACAGGTCTACCGGGAAAATGCCCCTCAAAAAAACTTTCATTGTTTTTGATATTCTTGACAGCCACAACTCTTTCAGTGCCTTCAATCTCAATTACTTCATCAATAAAAAGAAATGGCTCTCTATGTGGCAAAATAGATTTAATTTTTTCCTTATCCCAATTCATATTTCTATTTAGCTCAAAGTTCAAAACTCAAAGCTCAAAACCACAGCCCACAACTTAAAACTTTTTTAGCTTTAAGTTGTAGTTTTGACTTTTGACCTTTGCGTTTTGAGTTATCATATAGTCTAATGTCCATTGTCTATCTTTACTTAAGGTTTTTAGTATATTCAATTATCTGCCTGATACTTCTGATATTAGGGATATCCTTTTCAGGGATGATAACCCGATACTTCTTTTCAAAAGCAGCCACAATCTCAATTGCTTTTAATGAATCTACCCCCAAATCTTTAAAAAAGTCTGCATCAGGCTTAAGTTTTTCTGGTGGAACCTCTGTAATATCTGAAACTAATTTCTTTATTTCTTCTTCGAAATTATTTGCCATATACCTCCTTAATCCGTCATTCCGTGCTTGACACGGAATCCAGGGTTTTTAAAATAGTTCTGGATTCCTGCTTCCGCAGGAATGACAGAGAAAGCAAATTTTCACCCTTCTTTATAAGCCAAAGGTTCATTGATATTTCGCTATAACTACTGATGCATTGCTTCCACCAGGGCCATAATTGTTAATTAATACATTATTTATTCTGGCTATCCGTGCTTTATTAACTACATAGTCAAGATCGCAATCATTATCTCTTATCTTATAATTAATCGTGGGTGGTATAAAACCATTAACTATGCTACCCACAGAAGCAACAATCTGAAGTAGACCACCTGCACTATAGGGCTCTCCTATCATTGACTTGATGGAGCTCATTGGAATATTGTAAGCGAACTTACCAAAAACATCCTTTATTACTTTTGTTTCTAATCTATCCTGTTGAGGTACAGAGTTTGCCGAAGCACTTATATAGTCTATATCGGTAATTTTTAATTCGGAGCTATAAATTGCTTTCTTCATACTTTCTTTCAACCCATACGCTTCTGGATGATATTTACCCGTCTTATATGCGTCAAAAAAACTGCCTATACCTTTAACTTCAGTGTAAATATTTGCCTTCCTTTTTTCAGCATATATCTCATCTTCTATTACTATAACTGCTGCTCCTTCACTCAATATGATTCCATTTCTTCTTTTATCAAAAGGACAGGATAATTCTTCACCTCTTATGCCAGCAAAAAAACCTAAATGATAAAACCCGGCAAAATTTACCAGTGAAAGACTCTCCACCGCCCCCACCAAAACTGCTTTAATTCGTCCCAGTCGGATAAAATCTATAGCGTATTTTAATGCATCTATGCTTGAACTATAACCTGTAGAAACAGTTGTATTAAATCCCTGAATATTAAACCGTATTGAGACCTGGCTTGAAGCAGCATTTATTACTATCCCGGGGAAAAGAGAAACATCAGTAAAAAGGGGACCATCTCTTATTAATTCTTTATCAAATTCAGCAAAATTCCAGAGAGAAGATAAGGTAGTTCCCGTGCAGACTCCGGTATCATCTGTATTGTTATAGTTAATGCTTAACTTTGCATCCTCTATTGCTAATTTTGCAGCAGAACACAATAATCTTGTGCTTCTATCAAGACCTTTTAAGCCTTTATAGCCTAAAAAATATGTTGGCTTAAAATCCTTAATCTCACCACCCAACTTACACTTAAACTCACTTGTATCAAATCGGCTAATGGGTTTAATCCCTGAACGACCTTCTTTTAAAGATAGCCAGAATTGTTCCTTCCCTATACCATTCGGCGCAACTACCCCTATACCTGTTATTACTATTCGTTTTTTACTCATTTACCCCGTGAGATAACCCATTGTATATCATATTGTATATCATGAGGTACCCTCCCCAAGATAACTTTTAAGGCGATTTTTGAGATATCTTTTACCCCATGCAGTTTTTAAATATTTTTCTCTCATTCTCGCATCGTGTTCATTTAAACAAGCTTCATAATATATAATTTTGAATGGTCGCCTATTCGTAGTAGATTGAATCCTACCATTATTATGGTCTTCAATTCGTCTCTTGAGACTTCGAGTTGAACCTGTATACCATCTGTTATCTTTTAGACTTTGTAAGATATATGTATAAATCATAACAGTATCTCACGGGGTTAACTCATTCCACCATCTATAACTATAGTCTGACCAGTGATATAACTTGCATCATCGCTAACTAAAAATTTTACTACCTTTGCTACTTCTTCTGGTCTACCTAATCTACCTAAGGGTATCTGTTTTATTATTTGACTTTTATATTCCTCTTTTAAATCTTTAAGCATGTCTGTTTCAATAAAACCAGGGGCAACTGCATTAATTCTGATGTTATAAGAAGCAACTTCCTTAGCAAGAGATTTGGTAAACCCAATTATTCCTGCTTTAGAGGCAGAATAATTGGTCTGTCGTGGCATACCTACGATACCGCTTACCGATGTAATATTTATAATAACTCCGCTCTTCTGTTTTATGAATGTTACAATCGCAGCTCTCGTAAGATTGAATGTCCCGTCTAAATTGGTATTGATTACCTTATGCCAGTCATCAGGCTCCATAAGAGCAAGTGCCCTGTCTTTGATTATACCGGCATTATTAATTACAATATCTATCCCACCGAATAATTCTTTAGTATCATCCACCCAGGATTTAACAGCATTGTAGTCTTTAATATCTACTTGAAATGATTTAACGTTAACGCCCAAATATTTTATTTCTTTTTCCAAATCCTCTGCATCCTTGTTACTTCTTAGAAAATTAAAACTTATATTTGCACCTTCACCAGCCAATTCAATAGCGGTAGCTCGACCTATGCCTCTCGTAGCACCACTAATAATAACCGTCTTATTTTTAAGGCTTTTAAGTGACACTTTGTGCATTCTCAATATACGCTACTGTAACCCATTTTTCAAGATACTTTTTAGCATTCAGCCTATCCCAGCATACCAATAGCTACTCCTCTGACCTGTTTTCTATACTCCTCGCTCGCATGGATGAGCTCTTCTCTATTTTTATCACTGATTACCTCAACTCTGGGCAGGTTTTCACCGAAGCGACATTCTATCTCTGACACTATATCCTTATTCAGATCAAGGCTTTTTAAAAAGCCTGTGTCCCAGTTTTGAGATGCTTTTAAAACGAGGGTTTTACCTCCAATATAGAAAAGTTCGGCTAAGAGAGAAAGAACTGAGGCATGTGGAGACAGACAGCAGATTTCAGCAGAGCTGACCGCATATCTATTACCATTAAATGCTATAGCGAGACCTTCTCCCTCCCTTACAAGATTAAATGCCTGAACATCTGTAATACTATCTCCTACATACACAAGCTCAGAAAGCCCACATCCAGTCTTTGCCAGACTATCCAGTATTGCTCTGGCTTTCTCCATTCCACCAACAGGATTGATCTCAAGTAATATCCTCCCAATCTTCATCCCTATAATTTCTCGCCAGAATATCTCATTAAGTCTCTTAATGGTATCTTGACTCTCAACAGGTAATTCTTCGAACCGCTCTATACCAACAGGCAATTCAATCATGGTCATGGTAAGCATCTCTAATACCAATGACTCCAGTCGTAATCTTTCCTCTTTTTCTAAAGGATAGAGATCGATACTTACCTTAGTGCAATAGACCTGACTAAAAGAAAAATCGGCAACGGAACATAGTGCATGGAGGTATGGTTCGTAACTGGTGCTTATGATATATACAGGCATAATCCTCATAATATAATGAAGCATTTCTTTAGCACCAGGAATAAGAAGGATATTTGCTCTGGAGTAATCTTCCATCTTTTTGTCAGTGACACCAAATGCCTTCAAAAAAGGCAGGATCAGTTTGAGGGTATCGCCAGCTTTATATCCCGGTTTTCTTTCAATATCTGCCAGGAAATCATCGTATTTGCTGATAAGAGCAAAAAATTTATCTCCGTCAGGTATAAAAAAACTGGAGAGTTCAAAGGCATTGTCATTCTTGGTGATAGGGCCTTCGCAGTCGATGTTGAATTGTGAATGTCTCATAAAACTTTTTACCACCCCCACCTCTGTCCTCCCCCTTAAGGAGGAGGATTAGGAAGGGTAAGATATTCTTCTATCTCCTTATTCAAACAGTATGGACCGATCTCTTTCCCATCGGGATTCAGAACCTTTTTATCCTTAATTATTACTCTCCCCTCTGCGAGGGTCTTTAATGTAAAGACAATTAAAGGAAGTTCTCTAACAACCCCTTCCTGTCTGATAAGGAAAAAGAGATTATCCTTTTCTCCTTTTTCCCAGAGATGGTCAAATTTCTCTCCTCTTATTGGAAAAGTACAATATGTGATTGGAGGTCCCTCATCCAGGACCTCGGTTACTAAATGCATCATAACGCCGGTTTCATTAGCCTTTTGCTCAATAAGTTTCCAGATGACCTCCTGCCAGGTCCCAGCAGGTCCGTTGGGTGCTGCAGGATGGAGATTAATAATGGTAAATTTATTGCACATCTCAGGACTCACAATAAGCATGTATCCTGCGAGGATAATTAGATCATTTTGAAACGGAGAAATCATCTCTATAACCTTCCAGTGATAACGACTCCGCCATTCCTCCATGTCTTTTTTCCGTAAAGCAGGCTCAAAATTTTTTGAAGAAAAGGTGATTGTCTTTAATCCAAGGTTCCTTGCCAGAGTCAAAAGGAGATCACTCTCCAGATTTTCTCCGTAATTCCTGTTACAGAAAAGATATTGGATTCGGGCAGGTATAAAGCTGTTCTTCATGTTGTCATACGCTGTCTGGAGCAATTCTCTGGCAGCTTCATCACGACCCGTTGAAAACCAGCCAAACAGATAAGACATCAGATTACCTCTTAAAAAATTCTCTTAAATCCTTCCGTGTTGGATAGCGGCTCCGTCCATACCCTGTGATACTCGCCACTGCAACTTTAGTGGCAAAAAGTCCACAGTGGTATAGAGGTTGATTCAAAAGCAAGCCTGCTAAAAACCCTGCATTATATACATCCCCGGCTCCTGTATTGTCAACCACCTTGACCTCCTCTGAGGGAATTTTAAATGCCTCTTCCTTTGAAAAAATATAAGAACCTTCTTTTCCCATCTTACAAACAACGATGGAAGGACCCATTCTAAGTAATTCCTGGCTACCTTCCTTAAAGCCTTTTCCTGTTAATTTTTCAATTTCTCGATTAGTTAGAAAGATAATGAAACTGCGTTTGATCAAAGGCAGGATTTCTTTTATTCCTTTTTCAGCATAAATTTCTCCAGGGTCAAGGCTGAGTTTAACTTCAGGAGGCAGTCTTTTCACTAATCGAACCTGGGAATTCAAAGACCTCTTTCTAACAAATGAAGAAAGATGCAGAAACCGGCTCTTACCGACAAACTCTACATAACCTTCATCTATGTTGATATCGGTATTAGTCTCAGGCAAAACAAATATAGAACGGTCTAAGAACCTGTCCATAACAATAATGCAGATGCCACTCCGCCCTTCTCTCCTTACAAAATCGGTTGACACCTTCTTAAGGCTTTTAATGATAAATTCGCCTTCTTCATCGCAACCTACCTTACCGATAAAGCTAGTCTTGAAACCCATCCGCGATAGGGCGAATATGGTATTGGCTGCAGAACCACCACCACTTTTAGCCATCAGCCTGCCATACCTCCTTAATATATCTCTTAAAATCCTGAGAGAGCTTAGGCTACGGCTGTGTATCTCCCCTCCAGGATGTAAAGGAAATTCAGGAGTGGCTATATGATGAATATCCTCTATGGTATAAATATAATCAAGATTTAAGGCACCAAACCCGATAACATCCATCATTAATCATAAACCACCCCCCTCTTGCCTCGTTCGATATGCCCGATGGCGTATGCCTCCTCACCCATTCTCTTTAATGATCGAATCAGGTTTCTAACATCGGATTCAGAGACAACAAGAATCATCCCCACACCCATATTGAAGACCCTGAACATCTCTTCGTCAGAGATACCCCCTGTATCCTGAATATGTCTGAATATGGGATGGACCTTCCAGCTTCCTTTCTTAATAACCGCTCTGCATCCTGCTGGAAGTATTCTCGGTAGATTCTCGGTTATGCCTCCTCCTGTTATATGTGCAATCCCTTTAACTCTGAACCGTTTAATTATATTACGAACTGTTTTTACATATATTCTTGTTGGTGTGAGTAGCTCTTCGCCTAAACCCTTCCTTAGCCCTGAGATGCGATCTATGAGACCGTACCTTTTTGAATCAATGAATATTTTCCTGACGAGCGAGAATCCATTTGAGTGGAGTCCACTGGAGGAGAGTCCGATAAGTCTATCACCAGTCTTTATATCAGAGCCATCGATTATCTTTCTTTTTTCAACAATACCAACAGCAAAACCGGCAATGTCATATTCTCCTTCACTGTAAAAAGATGGCATCTCTGCGGTCTCCCCACCTATCAAGGCACAGCCTGCTTCTTTACACCCTTCAGCTATACCTTTGAAAACTTCAGCTGCATTCCTTACATCAAGTTTACCTGTAGCAATGTAATCGAGGAAAAACAAGGGTTTTGCACCTGCTACGACTATGTCATTAACACACATAGCGACAAGGTCTATCCCGATGGTATCATGTTTATTCATTAGAAATGCAATCTTGAGTTTTGTCCCGACACCGTCTGTACCAGCCACAAGCACAGGGTCTTTAAACTTGCTGAGTTTTAATCTGAAAAGTGCACCAAAACCACCGATGCCTGCCAGCACATCTGGTGTGAAGGTAGTCCTGGCTACTGGTTTGATAGCCTTAACAAAGGCACTACCAGCATCTATATCCACTCCTGAATCTTTATAAGACAAGTTGAAGCTTTCAGCTTCGAAATGTAAGGAATTTCTTTGTTTCATATTCGCTCGCTATGCATTTTCACCCCTTAATCCTTACCCCTTAATCCTTCAATCCTTCTCAACTTATTAAGTGCCCTGGCCGCTGCAGACTGTTCAGCCTCCTTTTTACTTTTTCCAATCCCCCTGCCATAAATCTCGTCGTTTATTGTTACCTCTATTTCAAAAGTCTTTTCATGGTCAGGTCCATATTCTCCACTTATTTTGTAATACGGTAAAGACCCAAATATACGCTGGGAATACTCCTGTAGCTCAGTCTTAAAATCATAGATAATACCCTTTATGTCTATATCATGAATTTCTCTGGAAATAAAACTTCTTACAAGTAAAGATGCCGCATCGAATCCACCATCGAGGTATATTGCTGCTATTAATGCCTCCAGTGTATCTGCCAGTATAGATGTCTTCCTTCTACCACCAGTTATCTCTTCACCTTTTCCAAGAAGCAGGTAGTCACCTAAATGCAGTTCTTCTGCTATTCTATAGAGGGTATTTTCATTTACGATGTAAGCCTTCAATTTTGAAAGATTACCTTCGGTATATTCTGGAAACTTTTTTATCAAATAGTCACTGACGATAAAATTAAGCACCGAATCACCGAGAAACTCAAGTCTCTCATTGTCAGGGACTCCTTTTTCATTTGCATAGGATTTATGAGTAATGGCCTGAATAAGAAGGTTTTCATTATTGAAGGTGTAATTGATATTTTCCTGAAGTGAAGATATAGTTGTATTAGTCATAAAATTTTTTAAAGATTAGACAGGCGTTTGTGCCTCCAAATCCGAAGGAATTAGACATAGCCACATTTACATCCGCATTCCTTGCGATATTTGGAACATAGTCAAGATCACATTCAGGGTCAGGATTCTCAAGATTTATAGTAGGAGGGATTATTCCCTTCTTTATAGCAAGCACCGATATTACTGATTCAACACCTCCTGCAGCCCCAAGTAGATGCCCTGTCATAGACTTAGTAGAACTTACAGCCGTTCTGTATGCATGGTTTCCCAGAACAGTCTTTATAGCCATTGTTTCAAGCTCGTCATTAAATTTTGTAGAAGTGCCATGTGCATTTATGTAATCAATCTCCTCTGGTGATATTCCTGCATCTTTTATAGCTGCATCCATACAGCGTGCAGCACCTTCGCCACAGGGTGAGGGTGCTGTAAGATGATAGGCATCCCCGCTCATACCATAACCAATAACCTCCGCATAGATATCTGCACCCTTTGCCAATGCATTCTCTAACGACTCTAAGACCATTATCCCGGCACCTTCACCCATAACAAAACCATCCCTGTCAATATCGAAAGGGCGGGATGCCTTCTGAGGTTCATCGTTCCGTGTTGAAAGTGCCTTCATAGCACAGAAACCACCAACACCAAGGGGTGTTATTACTGCCTCTGTGCCTCCTGCAATCATCGCATCCGCATCTCCCCTCTGTATGATCCTGAAGGCATCACCAATTGCATGGGTTCCGCTAGCGCAGGCTGTAACAACAGAAGAATTTGGTCCCCGTGCTCCAAAACGCATGGATATCTGTCCAGAAGCAAGGTTTATTATAAGCATAGGGATAAAAAAGGGAGATATCTTTTTATGTCCTTTTTCAAGGAGTATCTTATGATAGTATTCGATAGCCGGTAATCCACCGATACCAGAACCAACAAAGACCCCTATTCTGTCTTTATTCGCATCTGTTATCTTCAAACCAGAATCATCCATTGCAATCTGGCTTGTAGCGACGGCGAACTGGATGAATCTATCCATTTTTTTTACTTCCTTCTGTTCTATGAAATTTAATGGATCAAAGTCACGCACCTCTGCAGCAATCTTTGTGGGGAATTCAGATGCGTCAAAATGGGTGATCATCCCTACCCCCGATTCCCCGTTAACAAGGGCATCCCAGCTTTCGGTAACCCCAATACCAACTGGGGTGACAAGTCCTACACCTGTAACTACTATGCGGCGTTTAATAATAACTACCTCCCCTTACACCTTCTCCTTTATATAATCTATTACGTTCTGGACGGTTACCATCTTTTCGGCGTCCTCGTCGGGTATTTCAATCTCGAATTCTTCTTCAAATGCCATAACCAATTCAACTGTATCGAGGGAATCTGCACCAAGATCATCTACAAATGATGCCTCAGGTGTCACCTCTCCTTCATCTACACCAAGCTGTTCAGCAATTATCTTCTTTACCTTTTCTTCTATTGCCATTTGATCACCTCCACATTTTAGTTATTGAGTCAATAAGTTATAAGTAAGAACTGGGAAGTAGGAAATAGGAAGTAAAACTTCTTACTTTTTCGTTTTCACATATACATTCCACCATTCACATGTATTACCTGTCCTGTGATATAACCTGAATCCTTATACGACAGAAATTTGACAACATTTGCGACATCCTCTGGAAACCCAAACCTTCCTATTGGTATCTGCCTTTTCATTTCTTCCTTAAGGCTCTCTGGAAGCACCTGAGTCATCGCAGTTTCAATGAATCCTGGTGCCACAGCATTTACCGTGATACCTCTGCTTGCATATTCCCTGGCAACACTCTTTGTAAAACCAACAATAGCGGCCTTTGATGCAACATAGTTAACCTGCCCTGCATTTCCCATAAAAGCGACCACCGAGGATATATTTATTATTCTACCGTAACGCTGTTTTGACATTGTCTTTACTGCGGCCTTTGTACATAAGAATGTCCCTTTCAGGTTTACCGCAAGTACCGTATCCCACTCTTCTTCTTTCATCCTTATGATAAGATTATCTTTTGTTATACCGGCATTATTTACTAAGATGTCTATCTTACCGAACTTTTTAATTGCTACATCAAATGCGTCTTCGATACCTTTTGGATCAGATACATCAAGTCTCAGGGCAAGACTCGTATTTCCTGACGAATCTATTTCTTTTGAAGTTTCCTCAGCAGCCTCAAAATTGATGTCAGAGATTATCACACATGCACCCTCTTTTGCAAGGGCTAAGGCGATTGCTTTACCGATACCCTGTGCTGCACCGGTGACAAAGGCAACATCATTCTGTAATTTCATCTTTCCCTCCCTAACTTCCGACCGTTAATTCCTTTAAAGTTTCCTCAAGGTTCTGAAGGCCTCCGACATTAAGGGTTCTTACACCTTTATCCGTTCTTCTTACAAGTCCTGAAAGGACATTTCCCGGACCCACCTCTATAAAGGTATCAACCCCTGCATCGATCATCACTTTTACAGAGTCCTCCCAGAGAACAGGATTTGTCAATTGCTGTATGAGCGATATCTTTAATTCCTCTTTTGAATCAACAAATTTAGCACTTATATTACAAACAAGAGGAATATGAGGGTCATCCATATCTATATCATCTATTATTGCTTCCA
This region of Nitrospirota bacterium genomic DNA includes:
- the fabG gene encoding 3-oxoacyl-[acyl-carrier-protein] reductase; amino-acid sequence: MSLKSLKNKTVIISGATRGIGRATAIELAGEGANISFNFLRSNKDAEDLEKEIKYLGVNVKSFQVDIKDYNAVKSWVDDTKELFGGIDIVINNAGIIKDRALALMEPDDWHKVINTNLDGTFNLTRAAIVTFIKQKSGVIINITSVSGIVGMPRQTNYSASKAGIIGFTKSLAKEVASYNIRINAVAPGFIETDMLKDLKEEYKSQIIKQIPLGRLGRPEEVAKVVKFLVSDDASYITGQTIVIDGGMS
- a CDS encoding formyltransferase family protein, translating into MSYLFGWFSTGRDEAARELLQTAYDNMKNSFIPARIQYLFCNRNYGENLESDLLLTLARNLGLKTITFSSKNFEPALRKKDMEEWRSRYHWKVIEMISPFQNDLIILAGYMLIVSPEMCNKFTIINLHPAAPNGPAGTWQEVIWKLIEQKANETGVMMHLVTEVLDEGPPITYCTFPIRGEKFDHLWEKGEKDNLFFLIRQEGVVRELPLIVFTLKTLAEGRVIIKDKKVLNPDGKEIGPYCLNKEIEEYLTLPNPPP
- a CDS encoding carbohydrate kinase family protein translates to MMDVIGFGALNLDYIYTIEDIHHIATPEFPLHPGGEIHSRSLSSLRILRDILRRYGRLMAKSGGGSAANTIFALSRMGFKTSFIGKVGCDEEGEFIIKSLKKVSTDFVRREGRSGICIIVMDRFLDRSIFVLPETNTDINIDEGYVEFVGKSRFLHLSSFVRKRSLNSQVRLVKRLPPEVKLSLDPGEIYAEKGIKEILPLIKRSFIIFLTNREIEKLTGKGFKEGSQELLRMGPSIVVCKMGKEGSYIFSKEEAFKIPSEEVKVVDNTGAGDVYNAGFLAGLLLNQPLYHCGLFATKVAVASITGYGRSRYPTRKDLREFFKR
- the purM gene encoding phosphoribosylformylglycinamidine cyclo-ligase; the protein is MSYKDSGVDIDAGSAFVKAIKPVARTTFTPDVLAGIGGFGALFRLKLSKFKDPVLVAGTDGVGTKLKIAFLMNKHDTIGIDLVAMCVNDIVVAGAKPLFFLDYIATGKLDVRNAAEVFKGIAEGCKEAGCALIGGETAEMPSFYSEGEYDIAGFAVGIVEKRKIIDGSDIKTGDRLIGLSSSGLHSNGFSLVRKIFIDSKRYGLIDRISGLRKGLGEELLTPTRIYVKTVRNIIKRFRVKGIAHITGGGITENLPRILPAGCRAVIKKGSWKVHPIFRHIQDTGGISDEEMFRVFNMGVGMILVVSESDVRNLIRSLKRMGEEAYAIGHIERGKRGVVYD
- the rnc gene encoding ribonuclease III; translation: MTNTTISSLQENINYTFNNENLLIQAITHKSYANEKGVPDNERLEFLGDSVLNFIVSDYLIKKFPEYTEGNLSKLKAYIVNENTLYRIAEELHLGDYLLLGKGEEITGGRRKTSILADTLEALIAAIYLDGGFDAASLLVRSFISREIHDIDIKGIIYDFKTELQEYSQRIFGSLPYYKISGEYGPDHEKTFEIEVTINDEIYGRGIGKSKKEAEQSAAARALNKLRRIEGLRGKD
- the fabF gene encoding beta-ketoacyl-ACP synthase II is translated as MIKRRIVVTGVGLVTPVGIGVTESWDALVNGESGVGMITHFDASEFPTKIAAEVRDFDPLNFIEQKEVKKMDRFIQFAVATSQIAMDDSGLKITDANKDRIGVFVGSGIGGLPAIEYYHKILLEKGHKKISPFFIPMLIINLASGQISMRFGARGPNSSVVTACASGTHAIGDAFRIIQRGDADAMIAGGTEAVITPLGVGGFCAMKALSTRNDEPQKASRPFDIDRDGFVMGEGAGIMVLESLENALAKGADIYAEVIGYGMSGDAYHLTAPSPCGEGAARCMDAAIKDAGISPEEIDYINAHGTSTKFNDELETMAIKTVLGNHAYRTAVSSTKSMTGHLLGAAGGVESVISVLAIKKGIIPPTINLENPDPECDLDYVPNIARNADVNVAMSNSFGFGGTNACLIFKKFYD
- the acpP gene encoding acyl carrier protein — translated: MAIEEKVKKIIAEQLGVDEGEVTPEASFVDDLGADSLDTVELVMAFEEEFEIEIPDEDAEKMVTVQNVIDYIKEKV